In one window of Streptomyces sp. NBC_01224 DNA:
- a CDS encoding chitinase translates to MERTGPPARFTGLLAAFSAALLAAGGLAATAPSAAAADSDLARNGGFEAGLDGWSCTGGSGAIVSMPSHSGTSALKATPASSDNAKCSQSVTVKPDSTYTLSAWVQGSYVYLGADGTGTTDVSAWTQSAAGWQQLTTTFKTGPSTTSVTVYTHGWYGTPAYYADDLTLVGPGGDPVALPAAPTGLKTGTTTASSVALSWTGSTGATGYNVYQGGTKVLSVTGTSATVTGLAASTAYSFQVAAANSAGESAKSAAVSATTTAGGGGGSGLPTHALVGYLHSSFANGSGYTRMADVPDSWDVIDLAFGEPTSATSGDIRFSLCPIAECPNVESVAEFKAAIKAKQAAGKKVLISIGGQNGQVQLSTTAARDTFVSSVSKIIDEYGLDGLDIDFEGHSLSLNTGDTDFRNPTTPVIVNLISAVKTLKAKYGDKFVLTMAPETFFVQLGYQYYGSGPWGGQDPRAGAYLPVVHALRDDLTLLHVQDYNSGSIMGLDNQYHSMGGADFHIAMTDMLLAGFPVAGDQTKVFPGLRPDQVSIGLPASTQAGNGYTTPAEVTKALNCLTKKTDCGSYATHGTWPGLRGLMTWSINWDRFNNGEFSKNFDAYFGS, encoded by the coding sequence GTGGAACGCACGGGACCCCCCGCCCGATTTACCGGACTTCTGGCCGCTTTCTCGGCGGCCCTGCTCGCCGCCGGCGGCCTGGCCGCCACCGCACCGTCCGCCGCCGCTGCCGACTCCGATCTGGCGCGCAACGGCGGCTTCGAGGCCGGCCTGGACGGCTGGAGCTGTACCGGCGGCAGCGGAGCCATCGTCAGCATGCCGTCCCACAGCGGAACTTCGGCGCTGAAGGCGACCCCGGCCAGCAGCGACAACGCCAAGTGCTCCCAGTCCGTGACGGTCAAGCCGGACTCCACGTACACGCTGAGCGCCTGGGTGCAGGGCAGTTACGTCTACCTCGGAGCGGACGGCACCGGCACGACCGACGTGTCCGCCTGGACGCAGTCGGCGGCCGGCTGGCAGCAGCTCACGACCACGTTCAAGACCGGCCCGTCCACCACCTCGGTGACCGTCTACACCCATGGCTGGTACGGCACACCCGCCTACTACGCCGACGACCTCACGCTGGTCGGCCCCGGCGGCGACCCGGTCGCGCTTCCGGCCGCCCCCACCGGACTGAAGACCGGCACGACCACCGCCTCCTCGGTCGCCCTCTCCTGGACCGGCTCCACGGGGGCCACCGGCTACAACGTCTACCAGGGCGGCACAAAGGTCCTCTCGGTCACCGGAACCTCCGCCACCGTGACGGGCCTGGCCGCGTCGACCGCGTACAGCTTCCAGGTCGCCGCAGCCAACTCCGCCGGCGAGTCCGCCAAGTCCGCCGCCGTCTCTGCCACCACCACGGCGGGCGGCGGAGGCGGCTCCGGCCTCCCCACCCACGCACTGGTCGGCTATCTGCACTCCAGCTTCGCCAACGGCTCCGGCTACACGCGGATGGCGGACGTCCCCGACTCCTGGGACGTCATCGACCTGGCCTTCGGTGAGCCGACCTCCGCCACCTCGGGCGACATCCGGTTCTCGCTCTGCCCGATCGCCGAGTGCCCGAACGTCGAGTCCGTGGCCGAGTTCAAGGCGGCCATCAAGGCCAAGCAGGCCGCGGGCAAGAAGGTGCTGATCTCCATCGGCGGCCAGAACGGCCAGGTGCAACTCTCCACCACCGCCGCCCGTGACACCTTCGTCTCCTCGGTCAGCAAGATCATCGACGAGTACGGTCTGGACGGCCTGGACATCGACTTCGAGGGCCACTCGCTCTCGCTGAACACCGGCGACACCGACTTCCGGAACCCCACCACCCCGGTCATCGTCAACCTGATCTCCGCGGTGAAGACCCTCAAGGCCAAGTACGGCGACAAGTTCGTCCTCACCATGGCCCCCGAGACCTTCTTCGTACAGCTCGGCTACCAGTACTACGGCTCGGGCCCCTGGGGCGGTCAGGACCCCCGTGCCGGTGCCTACCTCCCGGTCGTCCACGCGTTGCGCGACGACCTGACCCTGCTGCACGTCCAGGACTACAACTCGGGCTCCATCATGGGTCTGGACAACCAGTACCACTCGATGGGCGGCGCGGACTTCCACATCGCCATGACCGACATGCTGCTCGCCGGTTTCCCGGTGGCCGGCGACCAGACCAAGGTGTTCCCCGGGCTCCGTCCCGACCAGGTCTCCATCGGTCTGCCGGCCTCCACCCAGGCGGGCAACGGCTACACCACGCCCGCCGAGGTCACCAAGGCGCTGAACTGCCTGACGAAGAAGACCGACTGCGGCTCGTACGCCACCCACGGGACGTGGCCGGGGCTGCGCGGACTGATGACATGGTCGATCAACTGGGACCGCTTCAACAACGGGGAGTTCTCGAAGAACTTCGACGCCTACTTCGGCAGCTGA
- a CDS encoding aldehyde dehydrogenase family protein: MTSTHAFWLAGRQATGEDSFDVTNPWDGRLVGTVSVPTDAQIEEAVAAAHAVREEFAATPAHVRAAALDHVVRRLVERTEEIAQLISAENGKPIKWARGEVGRAVSVFRFASEEARRFNSGDAQRLDTDAGGTGRLGLTRRFPRGTVLGIAPFNFPLNLSAHKVAPAIAVGAPIILKPAPATPISSLILGELLAETDLPAGSWSVLTVPNDRMPALVQDERLPVISFTGSAPVGYSIMESVPRKHCTLELGGNGAAVVLGDYASDEDLDWAATRIATFSNYQGGQSCISVQRVIADAAVYDRLLPKIVAAVEAQVTGDPSDVATDVGPLVNEDAAKRVESWVDEAVEAGAQLLTGGKRDGATYAPTVLAELPDNVTLSSEEVFGPVLSVQKVDGEAEAFAAVNSSKYGLQAGVFTHDLQTAFRAHRALEVGGVIIGDVPSYRADQMPYGGAKQSGVGREGVRYAMDDYTYERVLVLTGLAL; encoded by the coding sequence ATGACTTCCACCCACGCCTTCTGGCTCGCCGGCCGCCAGGCCACCGGCGAGGACAGCTTCGACGTCACCAACCCCTGGGACGGCCGTCTCGTCGGCACCGTCAGCGTGCCGACCGACGCGCAGATCGAGGAGGCCGTCGCGGCCGCGCACGCCGTGCGCGAGGAGTTCGCCGCGACCCCGGCCCACGTCCGGGCCGCCGCGCTCGATCACGTCGTACGGCGCCTGGTGGAGCGCACGGAGGAGATCGCCCAGCTGATCTCCGCCGAGAACGGCAAGCCCATCAAGTGGGCGCGCGGCGAGGTCGGCCGTGCCGTCTCCGTGTTCCGGTTCGCCTCCGAGGAAGCCCGCCGCTTCAACAGCGGTGACGCCCAGCGCCTCGACACCGACGCCGGTGGCACCGGCCGTCTCGGCCTGACCCGGCGGTTCCCGCGTGGCACGGTCCTCGGCATCGCACCGTTCAACTTCCCGCTGAATCTGAGCGCCCACAAGGTGGCCCCGGCCATCGCCGTCGGTGCCCCGATCATCCTGAAGCCCGCCCCGGCCACCCCGATCTCGTCGCTGATCCTGGGTGAGCTGCTGGCCGAGACCGACCTGCCGGCCGGTTCGTGGTCCGTGCTGACGGTCCCCAACGACCGGATGCCCGCCCTCGTCCAGGACGAGCGGCTGCCCGTGATCTCCTTCACCGGGTCCGCCCCGGTCGGCTACTCGATCATGGAGTCGGTGCCGCGCAAGCACTGCACCCTGGAGCTCGGCGGCAACGGCGCCGCGGTCGTCCTCGGCGACTACGCCTCCGACGAGGACCTGGACTGGGCCGCGACCCGTATCGCGACCTTCTCCAACTACCAGGGCGGCCAGTCCTGCATCTCGGTGCAGCGCGTCATCGCGGACGCCGCGGTCTACGACCGGCTCCTCCCGAAGATCGTGGCGGCCGTCGAGGCCCAGGTCACCGGCGACCCGTCCGACGTCGCCACGGACGTCGGCCCGCTGGTCAACGAGGATGCCGCCAAGCGCGTCGAGTCCTGGGTCGACGAGGCCGTGGAGGCCGGCGCCCAGCTGCTCACCGGCGGCAAGCGGGACGGTGCCACCTACGCGCCGACCGTGCTCGCCGAACTCCCGGACAACGTCACCCTCTCCTCCGAGGAGGTCTTCGGACCGGTGCTGTCCGTGCAGAAGGTGGACGGCGAGGCCGAGGCCTTCGCAGCCGTCAACTCCTCCAAGTACGGCCTGCAGGCAGGTGTGTTCACGCACGACCTGCAGACCGCCTTCCGTGCCCACCGCGCCCTCGAGGTCGGCGGCGTGATCATCGGCGACGTCCCCTCCTACCGCGCGGACCAGATGCCGTACGGCGGCGCCAAGCAGTCCGGCGTCGGCCGTGAGGGCGTCCGCTACGCCATGGACGACTACACCTACGAGCGCGTGCTGGTCCTCACCGGCCTTGCCCTGTAG
- a CDS encoding PucR family transcriptional regulator: MPPTLASLVQHSALKLTVRAGADRLDAPVRWAHASELTDPVPYMEGGELLLVTATNLDAGNPEAMRRYVRRLAGAGVVGLGFAVGVHYDDVPQALIDAAEESGLPLLEVPRRTPFLAIAKAVSSEIAADQYRAVTAGFEAQRELTKAALAGDGPGEILTRLAAHVDGWAALYDASGAVVAAAPDWAARRAARLTPDVERLRERPAPASMVVGDTEDRVELQSLGTGRRVRGALAVGTGAALGTAERYAVHSAVALLTLTTARSRSLQGAEQRLGAAVLRMLLAGQPDHARAVAGDLYGGLLDAPFRLLIAEASAPSTPAPLGEAMEAAAFRTGETLLAVPEGERLVVLAADGGAAVAACAAYAEAQEAQQARAPREPATAEEGQVVIGLSAPAGPIAVSAAYKQAEQALSVARRRGRALVEHEELATGSVLPLLADDAVRAFADGMLRALHEHDAKGRGDLVASLRAWLSHHGQWDAAAADLGVHRHTLRYRMRRVEEILGRSLDDPDVRMELWLALKATSSPSTPEP, from the coding sequence ATGCCCCCCACTCTCGCCTCGCTCGTCCAGCATTCGGCGCTCAAACTCACGGTGCGTGCGGGGGCGGACCGGCTCGACGCGCCCGTCCGCTGGGCGCACGCCAGCGAGCTGACCGACCCCGTCCCGTACATGGAGGGCGGTGAGCTCCTGCTCGTCACCGCCACCAACCTCGACGCCGGGAACCCCGAGGCGATGCGGCGGTACGTGCGGCGGCTGGCCGGGGCCGGAGTCGTCGGGCTGGGCTTCGCCGTCGGCGTCCACTACGACGACGTACCGCAGGCGCTGATCGACGCCGCCGAGGAATCGGGACTGCCGCTTCTCGAAGTGCCGCGCCGCACCCCGTTCCTCGCCATCGCCAAGGCCGTGTCGTCGGAGATCGCCGCAGATCAGTACCGGGCGGTGACGGCGGGGTTCGAGGCCCAGCGGGAGCTGACGAAGGCCGCACTCGCGGGCGACGGCCCCGGCGAAATCCTCACCCGGCTCGCCGCCCATGTCGACGGCTGGGCGGCGCTGTACGACGCCTCCGGCGCGGTCGTCGCCGCGGCCCCCGACTGGGCCGCCCGCCGGGCCGCCCGGCTCACCCCCGATGTGGAACGGCTGCGGGAGCGCCCCGCCCCGGCCAGCATGGTCGTCGGCGACACCGAAGACCGGGTCGAGCTCCAGTCCCTGGGCACCGGCCGCCGGGTCCGGGGCGCGCTGGCCGTCGGTACCGGCGCGGCACTGGGCACCGCCGAGCGGTACGCCGTGCACTCGGCGGTCGCGCTGCTGACCCTGACCACTGCCCGCTCCCGGTCCCTCCAGGGTGCGGAGCAGCGACTGGGCGCGGCGGTGCTGCGCATGCTGCTCGCCGGCCAGCCGGACCACGCACGGGCGGTCGCCGGGGATCTGTACGGCGGGCTGCTCGACGCCCCGTTCCGGCTGCTCATCGCGGAGGCGTCCGCCCCCTCGACACCGGCCCCGCTCGGCGAGGCGATGGAGGCGGCGGCCTTCCGGACCGGAGAGACCCTGCTGGCCGTGCCCGAGGGCGAACGGCTCGTCGTCCTGGCCGCGGACGGCGGAGCGGCGGTCGCGGCCTGTGCGGCGTACGCGGAGGCACAGGAGGCCCAGCAGGCGCGGGCCCCGCGCGAACCGGCGACGGCGGAGGAGGGCCAGGTGGTCATCGGCCTGTCCGCACCAGCGGGCCCCATCGCCGTCTCCGCCGCGTATAAGCAGGCGGAGCAGGCCCTGTCGGTGGCCCGCCGCCGGGGCAGGGCGCTGGTCGAGCACGAGGAGCTGGCGACCGGCTCGGTGCTGCCGCTGCTGGCGGACGACGCCGTACGGGCCTTCGCCGACGGAATGCTCCGCGCCCTGCACGAGCACGATGCCAAGGGCCGCGGCGACCTGGTCGCCTCGCTGCGGGCCTGGCTCTCCCACCACGGCCAGTGGGACGCGGCAGCGGCGGACCTGGGCGTGCACCGCCACACCCTGCGCTACCGGATGCGCCGGGTGGAGGAGATCCTGGGCCGCTCACTCGACGATCCGGACGTGCGGATGGAGCTGTGGCTGGCGCTGAAGGCCACGAGCTCCCCGTCGACGCCGGAGCCGTAG
- a CDS encoding phosphatase PAP2 family protein, whose protein sequence is MRETPRPQGTAGDAGPELPQHRPGRAFAHTTGASGSGTPHRSDGRSPQTPRGARQTDPTGRPGTTPPVPGRPALLISLVSSLLALLALTTWQVAADGPLRSLDERTGRAVVGHGPARLTEFLADLGNMQLALPVLGCAIVWALVRGARREPLYAALTMVAVPLLVVPLKDWIARPGPLTDATGYYPSGHAATAAVAYGAAALLTSPYARRSWMMPVAAVSLTAATGIGLVLRGYHWPLDVLGSWFLCGLLLLPLGLSCRSRRRSSSRTPRC, encoded by the coding sequence ATGAGAGAAACACCCCGCCCGCAGGGGACTGCCGGCGACGCCGGGCCGGAGCTTCCCCAGCACCGTCCTGGCCGTGCCTTCGCGCACACCACTGGAGCCTCTGGCTCCGGAACTCCTCACCGATCGGATGGCCGCTCGCCCCAAACCCCCCGGGGCGCGCGGCAAACCGATCCGACCGGCCGCCCCGGAACCACCCCCCCTGTTCCCGGGCGGCCGGCTCTTCTCATTTCTCTGGTGTCGTCCCTCCTGGCACTCCTCGCGCTCACCACCTGGCAGGTCGCGGCCGACGGTCCATTGCGCTCGCTGGACGAGCGGACCGGCCGGGCCGTCGTGGGACACGGCCCCGCCCGGCTGACCGAATTCCTCGCCGACCTCGGCAATATGCAGCTCGCACTCCCGGTGCTGGGCTGCGCGATCGTCTGGGCTCTGGTGCGCGGCGCCCGCCGTGAGCCGTTGTACGCGGCGCTCACCATGGTGGCGGTGCCCCTGCTGGTCGTCCCGCTGAAGGACTGGATCGCCCGCCCGGGCCCCCTGACCGACGCCACCGGCTACTACCCGTCCGGCCATGCGGCGACGGCCGCGGTGGCGTACGGGGCGGCGGCGCTGCTGACCTCGCCGTATGCGAGGCGGTCGTGGATGATGCCCGTCGCCGCCGTCTCACTGACAGCGGCGACGGGCATCGGTCTGGTGCTGCGCGGCTATCACTGGCCGCTGGATGTGCTGGGCAGTTGGTTCCTGTGCGGGCTGCTGCTCCTGCCGCTGGGCCTCAGCTGCCGAAGTAGGCGTCGAAGTTCTTCGAGAACTCCCCGTTGTTGA
- a CDS encoding ATP/GTP-binding protein: MDTEGTYDSRGTRSGHPVPRPAGPPPPELPPRPGYAPASGPSLGDWLRTPRPVADPGVWRLGHAPRPAEEKERTPDRTLVSGAVISLLACILVWSLWRNNYIPYWRVPLKLFTPGDWWGPFGDEPQTRGAVRALDIYRLLIIGGLVYGFGRLGNWPAAFERCVAAKGAAARAGGAAIGALLVWLLVWNGTVPGMGLVFGLVPDGWLGHDRTQSTLISYGLYTLLTLVIVWPFARLGRWAELWRRSRSGQPAPGRDGRDPAKPHAPDGADVIVEGSEEDPAEWPDLRAAGQHQAAAALARETRSGRMNDVDYARIRRAWTSVRADHSRLSAFTDTVLRNGSAACTHPSGARDLPVRAARHDLLVQQVRLGTVEGGERNPYARRGSGIALDPGLLGTSLLAVGPPGAGKSRALIRPVVESLALQALAGQAAVVAVCAAGTQLGGDQGFDVVIKVGDPSSVHDLDLYGGTTDPDEAATVLADGLVGDLPEVDGRRAATALAQLLGPFRAAHGRFPSVPELRELLDGVPGALAALREALDATGHPGMQRELDGRARQSGAPGDPGPALADRVALLDRPAFTEFFDTTGKARPFSLRALEHPLRVRIDLPERGHAEASRVLARLVLAQFTASAAARTDRSLFACLVLDDATHTLTPDTVRGIQRLRSAHAGAVLTLRTLDDVPEQLHTALLGAVGCRMAFSGITTWDGKKFAEAWGTEWVETRDVTQRTVFADQPMTRAIHAFRKLVTGKAVTTDAVTVRQVERERWSASELAHRVPAGHAVLSLTTVRGEHAPPLLVDLNG; encoded by the coding sequence ATGGACACCGAGGGCACGTACGACTCGCGGGGCACCCGCTCCGGTCATCCGGTGCCGCGCCCGGCCGGCCCGCCACCGCCCGAACTGCCGCCCAGGCCTGGCTACGCCCCCGCGTCCGGCCCCTCCCTCGGGGACTGGCTCCGCACCCCGAGGCCCGTCGCGGATCCCGGTGTCTGGCGGCTCGGCCATGCCCCCCGGCCCGCCGAGGAGAAGGAGCGCACCCCGGACCGCACGCTGGTGAGCGGCGCGGTGATCTCGCTGCTGGCCTGCATCCTCGTCTGGTCGCTCTGGCGCAACAACTACATCCCGTACTGGCGGGTTCCGCTGAAGCTCTTCACCCCCGGCGACTGGTGGGGGCCGTTCGGCGACGAGCCGCAGACCCGGGGCGCGGTCCGTGCGCTCGACATCTACCGTCTGCTGATCATCGGGGGCCTCGTCTACGGATTCGGCCGGCTGGGCAACTGGCCCGCCGCATTCGAGCGGTGCGTCGCCGCCAAGGGGGCCGCCGCACGGGCGGGCGGTGCGGCGATCGGTGCGCTGCTGGTCTGGCTCCTCGTCTGGAACGGGACCGTGCCGGGGATGGGACTGGTCTTCGGCCTGGTGCCGGATGGCTGGCTGGGCCACGACCGCACGCAGTCCACGCTGATCAGCTACGGGCTGTACACCCTGCTCACCCTGGTGATCGTGTGGCCGTTCGCCAGGCTCGGGCGCTGGGCCGAGCTGTGGCGCCGCAGCCGCTCCGGGCAGCCGGCTCCCGGCCGGGACGGCCGCGACCCGGCGAAGCCGCACGCGCCCGACGGTGCGGACGTCATCGTCGAAGGCAGCGAGGAGGACCCGGCCGAATGGCCCGATCTGCGCGCCGCCGGACAGCACCAGGCCGCCGCCGCGCTCGCCAGGGAAACCCGGTCCGGGCGGATGAACGATGTCGACTACGCCCGCATCCGCCGCGCCTGGACATCCGTGCGCGCCGACCACTCCAGGCTCTCCGCCTTCACCGACACCGTGCTGCGCAACGGCTCCGCCGCCTGTACCCACCCCTCCGGCGCACGTGACCTCCCGGTACGCGCCGCCCGGCACGATCTGCTGGTCCAGCAGGTCAGGCTCGGCACCGTCGAGGGCGGCGAGCGCAACCCGTACGCCCGCCGCGGCAGCGGCATCGCCCTCGATCCCGGGCTGCTGGGCACATCCCTGCTCGCCGTCGGCCCGCCCGGCGCGGGCAAGAGCCGGGCACTGATCCGGCCCGTCGTCGAATCCCTCGCACTGCAGGCGCTCGCCGGACAGGCCGCCGTCGTCGCCGTGTGCGCCGCCGGTACCCAGCTCGGCGGCGACCAGGGGTTCGACGTCGTCATCAAGGTCGGCGACCCGTCATCCGTGCACGATCTCGATCTGTACGGCGGCACCACCGACCCCGACGAGGCCGCGACCGTCCTCGCCGACGGCCTGGTCGGTGACCTCCCCGAGGTGGACGGCAGACGCGCCGCCACGGCCCTCGCCCAGCTCCTCGGCCCCTTCCGGGCCGCCCACGGCCGTTTCCCCTCCGTACCGGAGCTGCGGGAACTCCTGGACGGTGTGCCCGGCGCCCTCGCCGCTCTGCGAGAGGCGCTCGACGCGACGGGACACCCCGGCATGCAGCGCGAGCTCGACGGCCGCGCCCGCCAGTCCGGTGCGCCCGGCGACCCGGGCCCGGCTCTCGCCGACCGCGTCGCCCTGCTCGACCGGCCCGCCTTCACCGAGTTCTTCGACACCACGGGCAAGGCCCGCCCCTTCTCGCTGCGGGCCCTGGAACACCCGCTCCGGGTCCGTATCGATCTACCCGAACGCGGCCACGCCGAGGCGTCCCGGGTACTGGCACGTCTGGTACTCGCGCAGTTCACCGCGAGCGCCGCGGCCCGCACCGACCGTTCCCTCTTCGCCTGTCTGGTCCTCGATGACGCGACCCACACCCTGACCCCCGACACCGTTCGCGGAATCCAGCGGCTGCGCTCCGCGCACGCCGGGGCCGTACTCACCCTGCGCACCCTCGACGACGTACCGGAGCAACTGCACACGGCGCTGCTCGGTGCGGTCGGCTGCCGGATGGCGTTCTCCGGAATCACGACGTGGGACGGGAAGAAGTTCGCCGAGGCCTGGGGAACGGAGTGGGTCGAGACCCGCGACGTCACCCAGCGCACCGTCTTCGCCGACCAGCCGATGACCCGGGCCATCCACGCCTTCCGCAAACTCGTCACAGGCAAGGCGGTCACCACGGACGCGGTGACCGTGCGCCAGGTCGAGCGGGAACGCTGGTCGGCCTCCGAACTGGCCCACCGGGTACCCGCCGGACATGCGGTGCTGTCCCTGACGACCGTACGGGGGGAGCACGCGCCGCCCCTGCTGGTGGATCTGAACGGCTGA
- the gabT gene encoding 4-aminobutyrate--2-oxoglutarate transaminase — MTAIPQERRVVTAIPGPKSVELQARRLATVAAGVGSTLPVFTARAGGGIIEDVDGNRLIDLGSGIAVTSVGASAEAVVRRASAQLADFTHTCFMVTPYEGYVEVCEQLAELTPGDHAKKSALFNSGAEAVENAVKIARVYTKRTAVVVFDHGYHGRTNLTMALTAKNMPYKQGFGPFAPEVYRVPVAYGYRWPTGAENAGAEASAQAIDQITKQIGADNVAAIIIEPVLGEGGFIEPAKGFLPAIAQFAKDNGIVFVADEIQSGFCRTGQWFACEDEGIVPDLITTAKGIAGGLPLSAVTGRAEIMDAAHAGGLGGTYGGNPVACAGALGAIETMRELDLNGKAKRIEEIMKGRLAEMQAKLPNGDLIGDIRGRGAMIAIELVKSGTKDPNPEAAAKLAKACHAEGVLVLTCGTYGNVLRFLPPLVIGEDLLNEALDVIEQAFGQI; from the coding sequence ATGACCGCAATTCCGCAGGAGCGCCGCGTCGTCACTGCCATTCCCGGCCCGAAGTCGGTGGAGCTGCAGGCCCGCCGTCTCGCGACGGTGGCCGCAGGTGTGGGCTCCACCCTGCCGGTGTTCACCGCCCGCGCCGGTGGCGGGATCATCGAGGACGTGGACGGCAACCGTCTGATCGACCTCGGTTCCGGTATCGCCGTGACGTCGGTCGGCGCCTCCGCCGAGGCCGTCGTACGCCGTGCGTCCGCGCAGCTCGCCGACTTCACCCACACCTGTTTCATGGTCACGCCGTACGAGGGGTACGTCGAGGTCTGTGAGCAGCTCGCCGAGCTGACGCCGGGCGACCACGCCAAGAAGTCCGCGCTGTTCAACTCGGGCGCCGAGGCCGTCGAGAACGCCGTGAAGATCGCCCGCGTGTACACCAAGCGCACCGCGGTCGTCGTCTTCGACCACGGCTACCACGGCCGCACCAACCTGACGATGGCGCTGACCGCCAAGAACATGCCGTACAAGCAGGGCTTCGGCCCGTTCGCACCCGAGGTCTACCGGGTGCCGGTGGCGTACGGCTACCGCTGGCCGACCGGTGCCGAGAACGCCGGCGCCGAGGCGTCCGCTCAGGCCATCGACCAGATCACCAAGCAGATCGGCGCGGACAACGTCGCCGCGATCATCATCGAGCCGGTGCTCGGCGAGGGCGGCTTCATCGAGCCGGCCAAGGGCTTCCTCCCGGCGATCGCGCAGTTCGCCAAGGACAACGGCATCGTCTTCGTCGCCGACGAGATCCAGTCCGGCTTCTGCCGCACCGGCCAGTGGTTCGCCTGTGAGGACGAGGGCATCGTCCCCGACCTGATCACCACCGCCAAGGGCATCGCGGGTGGTCTGCCGCTCTCCGCCGTGACCGGCCGCGCCGAGATCATGGACGCCGCCCACGCCGGTGGCCTCGGTGGCACCTATGGCGGAAACCCGGTGGCCTGCGCGGGTGCGCTCGGCGCCATCGAGACGATGCGCGAGCTGGACCTGAACGGGAAGGCGAAGCGCATCGAGGAGATCATGAAGGGCCGCCTCGCCGAGATGCAGGCGAAGCTGCCGAACGGCGATCTCATCGGTGACATCCGCGGCCGCGGTGCGATGATCGCGATCGAGCTGGTGAAGTCCGGCACGAAGGACCCGAACCCGGAGGCCGCCGCGAAGCTCGCCAAGGCCTGCCACGCGGAGGGCGTGCTGGTCCTGACCTGTGGCACGTACGGCAACGTCCTGCGCTTCCTGCCGCCGCTGGTGATCGGCGAGGACCTGCTGAACGAGGCTCTCGACGTCATCGAGCAGGCTTTCGGCCAGATCTGA
- a CDS encoding helix-turn-helix transcriptional regulator (Presence of a B(12) (cobalamin)-binding domain implies dependence on cobalamin itself, in one of its several forms, or in some unusual lineages, dependence on a cobalamin-like analog.), giving the protein MPQLSLITGSDPAHSLDALFVNAPLRDYDQRPRTNDYTLPVLGMAYIATYAQKAGFNVGVLDAEAHGLGIVETAELVNAARPRWAAMNLLAPTYEMSARIAASLDPAIALMVGGHHAKAMPDRVLADPRAGLVPRSEATPEHLVHVIETVAAGDGYMPPNLLGALMSEVGTLQENVLLPQGRHFSGLSAREIDVLRLVAEGHDTEVIATKLAYSERTIKNALQGVMTRYQLRNRSHAVAFAMRQGLI; this is encoded by the coding sequence ATGCCGCAGTTATCGCTGATCACAGGTTCCGATCCGGCCCATTCGCTCGACGCGCTGTTCGTGAACGCACCACTGCGCGACTACGACCAGCGCCCGCGAACCAACGACTACACCCTGCCGGTACTGGGCATGGCCTACATCGCCACGTACGCGCAGAAGGCCGGCTTCAACGTAGGGGTGCTCGACGCCGAGGCGCACGGACTGGGCATAGTCGAGACCGCGGAGCTCGTCAACGCAGCACGGCCCCGGTGGGCGGCCATGAACCTCCTCGCCCCAACCTACGAAATGTCCGCGCGCATCGCGGCCAGCCTGGACCCGGCCATCGCCCTGATGGTCGGCGGGCACCACGCGAAGGCCATGCCCGACCGGGTCCTGGCCGACCCGCGAGCGGGGCTCGTGCCCCGCAGCGAGGCCACGCCGGAACATCTGGTCCACGTCATAGAGACCGTGGCGGCGGGCGACGGCTACATGCCCCCCAACCTGCTGGGGGCGCTCATGTCGGAAGTTGGCACGCTGCAGGAGAACGTGCTCCTCCCGCAGGGACGGCACTTCAGCGGTCTGTCCGCCCGTGAGATCGACGTGCTCCGCCTCGTCGCCGAAGGACACGACACCGAAGTCATCGCGACGAAGCTCGCCTATTCCGAGCGCACGATCAAGAACGCGCTGCAAGGGGTGATGACCCGCTACCAGCTTCGCAACCGGAGCCACGCCGTTGCGTTCGCGATGCGCCAGGGCTTGATCTGA